The Ignavibacteriota bacterium genome contains the following window.
CACAGGTACGAATGGACAGACATCCATAGCACCCATTCTTGGATGTTCACCCTCGTGCTTTGTCATATCAATGAGCCTGTGAGCCACTCTTGCAGCCGATAAAGCACCTTCAACAACACTTTTGGGGTCGCCTACAAAAGTATATACTGTTCTGTTCGTAGAAAATCCCGGGTCAACATCAAGGAGAGTGACTCCTTCAGTTTCTCTGATTGCCTGAGCAATTGCTTCTATTGTTTCTTTATTTCTGCCCTCTGAGAAGTTGGGCACACATTCAATAATTTTTTTCATATAATTAATTATCATAAATTGTAAAAATATACAGTTACAAAATTAATCAAAATAAATTTATTTTCATAAAATATTGCTAATTTTGTAAGAATTTTCAAACATCATCAATGAATTGTTATAATAATAATAAGCCATGTAAGGGTTTAAAATATTTTAGCTGAATACTGGATTATTATTCTTTTCTCTAGATTCATTCATAATTTGTATTTTATAATCCTCAAGTTTGCTTGAAAGTGATTCATTATTTAAAGCAAGTATTGATAAAGCCAGCAGACCGGCATTTTTTCCGCCTCCAATTGCTACTGTTGCAACAGGAACCCCTGCAGGCATCTGCACAATTGATAGAAGTGAATCGAGACCGTTTAAAGCACGTGACTGCACAGGAACTCCAATAACCGGCAAAGTAGTATATGAGGCTGTCATTCCCGGAAGGTGTGCGGCACCACCTGCTCCGGCGATTATCACTGAAATACCGCGGGATTTCGCAGTTTTTGCATATTCAGCCATATCATCAGGAGTTCTATGAGCACTGACAACACGAATTTCACAATCAATACCAAATTCTTTGCAAACATCCGCCGCAGGTTGCATTGTCGGAAGGTCTGAGTCACTTCCCATAATTATACCAACTTTTGCCATGTTTTTCCTTTTAAAAATTAATAATCAATTTTGAATATAAAAAACTTGAGATAAGACGTTTCAGGCATAGAAATATGAACGGGATGGTCCGGTGGTTGAAATCCTCGATATATTTGAGTTAAATTTCTTCCCGCTTTTCTTGCTGAATTTTGAATTATTTCCATAAAAGTATCTTCTCTTAAGTGCTGTGAGCAACTCGCTGTTGCAAGCATACCGCCTGGTTTTAGTAGCCTGATACCCAAAGTATTTATTGCTATATATGCGTTTTTGGCAGCCCCGACAGCTTTTTTTGTTTTGGAAAATGCCGGTGGGTCAAGAATGATTATATCCCAACGCTGTTTGTTTACAGCAGCGTTTTCAAGAAAAAATTTAACATCATCCCTGACGAAATTAATATCAAGTGAATTTATTTCAGCATTTCGTTCAGCAAAATTCAGTGCCTCCTGCGAACTGTCAATAGCAGTAACTTCGCTTGCTCCACCTGCCTTTGAGTGAAGTGCAAAGCCACCTTGATTTGTGTAGCAGTCCAGTACTCTTTTTCCTTTAGCTATTCTTCCGATTTCGTAACGATGGAATCTCTGGTCGAGAAAATAACCTGTTTTCTGACTTTCGGTAAGAGATATTTCGAGTTTGATATTACTGTCATTTGTAAGAATTTTTCCGGGATCCTTACCAAAAAGTATTTCATCTTCGAGTGATAGTCCTTCGATTTCACGCATTTTCGAATTTGCACGCATTATTATGAATTCCGTTTCAGGATAAATATTCAATAACGCCTCAACTATCATATCCCGATTCAGTTCCATTCCGATTGAATGGATTTGTAAAGAGAAATTATTTTCATATTTGTCAATTATCAAACCTGAAAGCAAGTCAGACTCCCCGAAAACAAGGCGATAATTTGATTGATTAGGTAGAAGAAAATCTCTGTGATTTTTTGCTTTTCTAATTCTTTCAATAAAAAAGTTTGTGTTTATTTCGCCTGATGTTTTCAGCAATCTTACAGTTATGAGACTGTTAGGGTTGTAGAAGCATTTTCCGAAACTCTTGGAATTATTATAATTGAATAATTCAACCACGGTTCCGGGTGTCAGATGCTTTACTTCAACCAATTCGTTGTTAAATGCCCAAAGATAACCGGTTCTAATCTTCCTTTCTGAGCCGTTTTTTAGATTAATTATTTCCAATTACTTGCCTAAAATTAATATTTTCTTCAATAACGGAGTTTTTGTGCTTAAATTGTTAAAATAAAATATAAAAAAGTAATACTGCATAAAATATTATAAAATATATAACGTTAATAGTAATACTATTATCAATAGAATCATTACTACAAATTTTAATATGCTGGATTTAATTAAAAATATACAAATTAATGTTAATGATAAGATATATCTGAAAGACCCTGTTTTAACTCATTTAGGACGATATATTGTCAAGGAAAGTATCAATTTGATTGATGAAATCGGATTGGAAGAGTTTACTTTTAAAAAATTGGCACAGAAAGTTGGTTCAACAGAAAGCTCAATTTACAGATATTTTTGCAATAAGCACAGAATATTGTTATATCTTATGTCTTGGTATTGGGGCTGGCTTGAATATAAACTTGTTTTCTCTATTAATAATATCTCAGATCCAGCAGAAAAACTTAAATCTTCAATTTCTGTTTTAGCAGATGAGCTCGAAGATATTGAACTGAATGGAATGATAAATCTCAAAGCTTTAAGCAGGATTGCAATTGCCGAATCAGCAAAGTCATATTTGACTAAAGAAGTAGATAACGAGAATAAAGAAGGGCTCTTTAGCTCATATAAAAACTTATGCAAGCGGCTCAGCAATATATGTGATGAAATTAATCCTGAATATAAATACTCAAAATCACTTGCATCTACTATTTATGAAGGAATTCATCATCAGAAATTTTGTGCTCATCATTTCCATTCTTTAACTGATTTTTCTTCTGATAATTTGGGATTTAAAGAATATTTTATTAATCTTGCATTAGATAATTTAAGAAGTGACCGAAATGGCAGAAACTAAACCTTCATTGCAGCCCTGGACAAGATTTTTCAACCTTTTGAAAGTTGACAGACAAGAGGTAATAAACATATATATTTACGCTATATTTAACGGGATAGTCAGTCTATCTTTACCACTTGGAATACAAGCGATAATTAATTTAATTATTGGCGGTCAGATTTCTACAACATGGATAATCCTGATTATATTTGTTTTGTCAGGTGTAGTGATTTCAGGAATATTGCAAATTCTTCAGCTTTATATGACTGAAAATTTGCAACAGAAAATTTTCACTCGTGGTGCTTTCGAATTTACTTTTAGAATTCCAAAACTAAAACTGGACTTGCTTGATAAAGTGTATGTTCCGGAGCTTGTTAACAGATTTTTTGATATAAATACTGTTCAGAAAGGTTTATCCAAAATATTAATTGATTTTTCAACAGCATCATTGCAAGTATTCCTTGGATTGGTTTTGCTTTCATTTTATCACCCGTTTTTTATAATATATGGGGTTGTGCTGATTATACTTGTAGTTTTGATAATCCGATTTACAGGACCAAAAGGATTGGCTACCAGCTTAAAAGAGTCTTCATATAAATATGAAGTTGTACATTGGCTTGAGGAAATAGCGAGAACAATCGAAACATTCAAAATGGCAGGCAATACTAATCTCCCATTTGAAAAAACAGACAAAGCTGTTACAGGATATCTGAATAACAGAAAAGAGCACTTTAAGATATTGATATATCAGTATTCGGTAATGATTCTTTTCAAAGTGTTCATTACAGCAGGGTTGCTTATTCTCGGTGGATTGCTTGTAATTGACCAGCAAATGAATGTTGGGCAGTTTGTTGCGGCAGAAATAATTATATTGCTTGTAATTGCTTCAGTTGAAAAGTTAATTCTTAGTATGGAAACAATATATGATGTGCTCACAGCAATCGAAAAAATAGGCACTGTTACTGATTTAGAAATGGAGACAAGCGATAATACTATTTGTGAAGTAAAAGATTTCAGCCATGGTATGAATCTAAGTATTAAGAATTTGAGTTACAAGTTTGCAGGTTCAAAATTTGATATTCTTAAAGATATAAATTTGGATTTCAAATCAGGAGAAAAAATTTGTGTTACTGGATATGACGGCTCCGGTAAATCAATGTTTTTTAGAATATTAGCAGGATATTTTGACGAATTCAGGGGAAATATTTTAATTAATGGTATTCCTTATGTTAATTTTGACAGAGACGAACTTCGTTCGATGATTAGCTATAGCCAGACCAAGGAGGATACAATTTTTAGTGGTACACTTGCTGAAAACATATCATTAGGACGTCAGCATGTAAAATTTGAAGATGTGAAATTTTCAGCTGATTTATTCGGTTTGCTCAGATTTTTCGATGTATTTCCAAGAGGTTACAATACCTTGTTGACCCCTGAAGGAAAACAACTTCCGAAGAGCATTATACTTAAAATAATGCTTGCAAGAGCAATTGCAAGCAAACCTAAAGTGTTAATTATGGAAGATTTGCTTTCAAGATTGAAAAGTTTGGATAAAGAAGCGTTTTTAAATCACGTCTTGGAAAAAAACAATAAAATGACCGTGATTATGGTAACAAATGAAAGAGAAATAGCTCAAAAGTGTGATAAAATTATTAGATTTGACAGTGGTGAAGTAGCAGATATCGGAACTTACGATGAACTGAAGAATGAATCATGGTTTTCAATATTATTTAATCAGTGAGATATTAATATGTTAAATATAAGTAAAGTATCGGTTGCTGATAAGGTAGAAATCAAAAAGTATTATTCATTTTCACTTCTCAGGAATTATAAAACCGGAAAAGTAATTTCAAGGATATTGCTATCAATTTTCATAGTCTTTATGATTATAATGTTTCTGCCCTGGACACAGAATGTAAGAGTGGAAGGATATGTTGGAACACTTAACCCTGACCAGAAACCGCAAACAGTAAATTCAATTATTGGTGGTAAGATAGTAAAGTGGTATGTTCGTGAGGGCGATTACATTCAAAAGGGTGACAAAATTGTTGAAATATCAGAAATCAAGGATGAATATTTTGACCCAAAACTTTTGGAAAGAGTAGCGTCTCAAATTCAAGCGAAAAAAGACGCTATAATCTCTTATGAAGGTAAAATAAATGCTCTCGAAAATAGAATTAGTGCAGTCGCCAGAATAAGAGATATAAAAGTTGAGCAATCAAAAAATTACTTTCAGCAGACTAAACTGAAAGTGCAGTCAGATAGTATTGACCTTGTAGCCGCCAATACCAATTTTAATATTGCCAAGCAGCAGTTAAGTCGTATGGAAGAACTTTTCAACCAAGGACTTAAATCTCTTACAGATCTTGAGCAAAGAAGATTAAAAATCCAGGATGCTGAGGCAAAGCTGATTTCTGCTACTAATAAGCTTCTGACAAGTCAAAATGAGTTAATTAATGCTGAAGTTGAAATCAGCTCACAATTGAATCAATACTCGGACAATCTCGCAAAAGCTGAATCAGAAAGGTGGGAGACTCTCTCTAAGCTCTTTGAAGCACGAGCTGAACTCACTAAGATGGAAAATATGCTTCAAAATTATGAAATAAGAAGCGGCATGTATATCATAACTGCTCCTCAGAATGGTTTTGTTGCACGCTCATCAAAATCAGGTATAGGTGAAATTATTAAGGAAGGTGACGAAGTCATTTCAATTGCACCTTCGGATTATGATCCCGCTATTGAAATGTATATAAGTCCAATGGATTTACCGCTAATGAAGATAGGTCAAAAAATTAGGATTATTTTTGATGGATGGCCCTCAATTGTATTTTCAGGGTGGCCTGATTTATCTATTGGTACTTTCGGTGGAGAGGTAGTCGGAATGGATTATTATATAAGCAGTAACGGGAAATACAGAATTCTAATCGCACCTGATCCTGATGATGCAGAATGGCCCGATGTACTGCGAATTGGTTCTGGAGCTATGGGAATGATTCTACTCAATGATGTGCCTATTTGGTATGAGACCTGGAGGCAATTCAACGGATTCCCACCTGACTTCTATAACAAGGAAGAAGTGGACAATTCTAAGATTGACAAAAATGGATCTGACTTAATGAAGCCTCCCGGTAAATCTTTGAAGTAAAATTTCTATTAAGAACAGAAAATTGAAAATTAATGAAAATTAAATTATTAGTAATATTATTTATTCTAAATTCTGCATTATCATCATCAAATGAGATTGTGATGGCAGAATCTGATTTCCTTTTACTAGTTGGAAAATTCCATCCGGTCGCTAAGCAGGCTCAGCTTCAGATTGATATAGGAAGAAGCAATCTTTTGCGAGCAGGTGGTGCATTTGACCCATTTATTTCAGCTCAATATTCCAATAAAATTTACGAAGATAAATCCTATTACGAAATAATTAATTCCGGCTTAAAAATCCCTATATGGTTTGGTCCTGATATTAATTTTGGGTACGAGAAATCTGCCGGTAATTATCTAAATCCCGAAAGGAACTTGCCCAATCAGGGTTTGCTTTCAGCCGGAATTAAAATGCCATTAGGACAGGGACTATTTATTGATAATCGAAGAGCTGCATTTCGACAGGCTGAGATATTTGGTAAACTCAGTGAAGTAGAACAGGTCAGAATTCTTGCCGATTTGTATTTTAGCGCTGTTTCTGCATACTGGGACTGGTCAGCAGATTATAGTATATTGAAACTTTCGACAGAAATATTATCTGTTGCCAACGAGAGATATGAAGGTATCAGGCAATCTTTTTTTCAGGGCGATATTCCGGCTATAGACACTGTGGAAGCCTATTTGCAAATACTCAATTTAGACATCAATTTACAGTCCGCAAGAAATGAATTTGTTAGCTCAAGTCTTTATCTTTCTAATTTTCTTTGGAATGAAAATATGATTCCAATGGAAATTAATGATAATCTTATACCTGATACAAATTCAGAGCTGACTCTCAGACCTGTAAATGAGATACTTCCTCTGACTCAAAACATTGATTCACTAATTGCTATTCACCCTGAACTTCAGGTTTATTCCCTCAAACTTGAGGAGTTAGCAGTTGAAAGGCGCTTGAAATTGGAATATCTTAAGCCTAAGCTTGATCTGAAATATGATTATCTGAACAATGCCGGCAATGTATTTCCAAATGAGATATTTCCCGATCAAAATTTTAAAGTAGAATTAGACTTTAATATGCCGGTTTTTCTGCGACAAGGAAGAGGCGAGCTTCAGCTTACTGATATTAAAATAATTGAAGCAGAGCTGCAATTCGAAGCAAAAAAATTAGAACTGTTAAATAAGGTAAATTCTTATTTGAACGAAATCAGTATTTTGTATCAACAGTTCAGTTTATTCTCTCAAGCACTTGAAAACTACAGGATTCTTCTCGAAGGTGAACAAATTAAATTCAATGCCGGAGAAAGCTCCCTATTCCTTCTAAATTCCCGCGAGAATTCTCTACTAAATGCAAATATTAAGCAAATCGAACTTTTTACCAAAATTAACACTAAAATCGGTGCTCTTAGGTGGAGTCTTGGTACTATTGGAAGGGTACAATAGAAATTATCTGAAATTCTTTTGTTGTATGATAATATTTTGGTATTTTTGATTATTATTAAATCTTAAAAAATTGTAAACAAATGTCTGATTCAATACCTTTAGAGTTACTTCCGGGTTCATCAAAAATATTTCAGGATTTTCTAATAGAAAACACTTGCGATTGTTCAAACGTGATTTCAAAAATTTCCGAAAGAATCTATAACAGAAGTTTGTTGACCAAGTTAATAAATTTTTCAATTGGTGAAGAGAACTTATCTGATTTGCAAAAAAATAATTTAATACTTTTGCAGGAAAGTAATACTTTTGCAGTTGTAACCGGTCAGCAAGCAGGTTTTTTAGGTGGTAGTCTATATACACTATTCAAAGCTGTTGATACAATCAGAATTTCAAACGAATTGAGTAATAAGTATCCTGATTTTAAATTTGTGCCAATATTTTGGATTGAAGACAATGATGATGATTTGAAGGAGTCTTCTGTCTCCTGCATTTATGACTCAGGAAATGTACCGAAATATGTAAATCTTAATTTTGATGAGAATCTCTGTGTTTCAGGGAAAAAAGTTGTAAACGAGGATTTAGAGCTTATTCAAAGTCTAAAGGATGATTTCAAAAAATATCAGTTTGGTCAGCAAATATCCGAAATTATTGATGAAGTATTTGAAATTGGTAAATCCTGGTCTGAATGTTTCCAAAATTTATATCAGAAAATTCTTGGTCAATACGGACTACTTTTTATTTCAGCTTCTGAATTGATGAAAAGCGGAATCTTCCAAAATTTAGTTCTTAGTGAACTCATTAATACCGGATATAGTCAAATTGCCGTGGATAAGAGGAATAAAGAATTAGAAGCAGATGGTTACCATATTCAGGCACAGGTTTCTGACATTAATCTTTTCTATCATATTGGTGATAAACGTTTTAGAATTGATATTGAAAATGAAAATTTTAGAATCAATAATGAGCTTATTGATAAGAATTCTTTGATTAAAATTGCAAATGAAAATCCTGAAAATTTCTGCCCAAAGGTTCTGCTTAGACCAATATTTCAGGATGCTGTTCTGCCTACGGTAGTTTATGTGGCAGGACCGGGCGAAATTGCTTATCATAAGCAAACTGATTATCTTTACAATCTATTTAATGTAATCAAACCTTGCCTTGTTATGCGAACTTCAGCTACGATAATTGACAAGAAAGCAGCTCGTTATCTATCAAAAATTGAACTTAAGCCTTCGTACTTTTTAAAAAGTTTTAGTATAATTGAGAAAGAATTGGCTGATAATCTTCTTGGCGCAGAGCATAATGAGGTTTTTAGCGAGTTTCAGGAGAAATTCCTGAATTTATATAGTGATTTAGAGAAATATCTGCTTAGTATTGATAATCAGCTTGATAAGACAGTAAACGGAGCACTTGTAAGAATTAATGAACAAATCAATCAATTGGACAAGAAAGCTCATTCTGCTGCAAAACGCACTAATGAAGAACTTTTACAAAAATATCAGTATTTATCAAACTTGATTTTTCCCGCCGGCAAATTACAGGAAAGAACGATTTCTCCACTTGTGTTTTTAGCACAATCAGATGAACTTATTACACAACTTTTAAATAACAAAGCTGAAAATAAACATCATATTTTTATTGAAATATGATGCTTATTGTTTGAGAAAATATTTTTAATTTATTATCAGCTTTTCCCGAATTATACCATATTTAGTTCGGAATTCTGCAATATAAAATCCTTGAGGAAGTGCAAAGTTAATTTGATTTAAAGAATTACCATCTTTTTGATAAATCAAATTACCTGTCAAATCAAATATTTTTATTCTGGTAATATTAACATCATTATCATAAAATAAGTTTATTGATTCACCTGAAAGTGCAGGATTGGGAGCTATCCGTACTTTTGCCTTTGATATACGATTATCTGAAACTGATACGACAAATTCCTCAATTTCGCAGAGTACTTTTCGGTAATCAATTAATATTTTTTGTACAGGAAAATCAAACTCAAATGAGAATTTCTGATTTCGACTGTTATTATAAACTGACTCGGATTTCAACAAATTGTCATTATCGTCTAAAAATAAAATATCAATCCACATTTCATAAACTTCCTGATAGGATTGCTCAGGATCCTGAACTTGAGAGATGAAGACATCATACTCGTATTTATCAGGATTATTATCAGGAAACTCTGCATTTATTCTGTAAATTGGGTGCCCCTTTCCATAAAGCCACTGGCTGAAGTATAAGTCTAAATCCATTTTAGGATTTTGAATATGCAACTTAAATAGTTCGATAAATTCTTCAGTAGTTACACTTCTGAATTTATTGCCTTCAAAAATATCATGCATTACCTGAAAAAAATAATCCCTGCCAACCAGTTCAGCCAGCATGTGATATACCCAGCTTGCTTTCAGATAGGTTATATGAGTTTGTATGAAAACTTGACTTTCCGGTACTCCATAAACTGCAAACTCGGCTTTGTTGGGGCGATTAAAATAAGCATTTGCAACTCCAAGCAAATGATTGTAATAAAATGTTCCATCCTGATTTGCGGCTTCATACCAAAGAGCTTCAAACCAAGTGGCACCACCCTCATTAATCCAAATATCATTCCATGAAGCACAGGTTAGCAAATTTCCAATCCAGTGGTGAGCGATTTCATGAGTTAATCCGGTTTCTGAGAATCGTCTGAGCCAGTTTCGATGAATAGTTGTCAGCGTCTGATGTTCCATCCCACCGAACATATAGGGAAATACTGCAACGGTTCCATATTTATCAAATGTATATTCACCAAAAAGCGAGGCATAAACAGCCATCATGTTTGGCTGATTACGAAGATAAAATCTACCGTTGTAAGGATGGCCTGTTGGAGGATTTAAATCAATATCCCACATATAATTTGTAAAGACAACTGTATCCAGCGGATTTGTAACCCTCTGATAATACTGTTCAAAGCTACTGTATTTTGATGCTACAACTGTAGTCAAATAAGGCGACAAAGGTTTATCATGACTGTAGTAGTAGGTTTCTAAAATTATATCATCAACTTCTGAATATTTGATTGAATCAAGATTTCCGTTTGAGAGGGCGGTAAAAGAGCTAGGTACTGTAATAGTAACCGATGTGATTGCTTTATCATAAGGAGCGTCATTGCAGGGCATCCAGTATTTTGTATTAGTTGGCTGACTTTGTGTATATATAATTGGTTCACTGCCCAAATTTTGCTCAGATGTATTTCTTCCATAAAAGTAAATACCCCGCTTAAATGCTCTGTGAATATTATAATCAATTTCAATATTAATTATATCACCGGCTTTGAGAATTATTTTAGAATTGAACTGTATGAATTGTTCTTTTATTTCGTAAGAAAAATTATCAGAAGTATAATCAGACAAAATATTGATGTTCTCAATAGTTAAATCCACGGCATCAATAATAAATGAATTTACATCATTACTGTCAATTTTTAATGTAATTTTCTGCTTTCCGGGTGCAAAAAGTGTATCAAGATTCTCATTGTCCATATCCGCTTTAAACAGAAAATATGACAAATCAATTGACAAATCGTAAGTCAGAACATCATAGTTTTTTCGTGGATAGATGCTTTGAAGAGTTGCATTATCGTTGAAATCATATTTTTGACTGCAGCAACCTGATTCACAGTGAGTGTGCTTAGTTTCGGGAGTAAATCCTTCAATCAGCATATATTCAGGAATTGCAGAATAAGAGTAAGTTAAACTTAAAAATAATAAATAAACAGCTAATTTTTTCATAAACAGTGAATTTAATTATATAAAAATGTATAAACTGTTAATTGGAGGTTTTATTATAAAAAAACTGCCCCTCTTCGTTATAAAGAGGAGCAGTTCTATTTTTCTGCTTGTTAAAAAATAATCAAATAAATTATTTGATAACCATAAAGCTTTGAGATAATGAACCTTTAGCAGTTCTGATACCAATAAAGTAAGTACCGCTTGAAAGTCTTAAGCTATTTACATCAACAGAAATCTGATGCTGGCCTTCTGAAAGCAAGCCCTGATGGACAGTTGCAAGAGTTCTTCCGGACATATCCGAAATAGTGATTTCAGTATAAGCTGATTCAGGTGTTTCTACTGATATTGTGAAATTATCTGAAACAGGATTTGGTACCGGAGTACCTAACATGTAGCCAAGTTCAGCAATATTATTTACACTTGTCGAGCCACCGGTAGTGATGACAACTTCAACCGGTTCGCTGATTACAGTACCGCAAATGCCGGTAATTTGGCAAGTATAAATGCCTGCATCATCAACAGTGATGTCGTCTTTGATATAAGTACCTTCGTCAGCACCTTCAATCATAAGGTCATTTAAATACCACTGATAAGTAAGGACTTCGTCATCATTTCCTTCAGCAATTACTTCAATAAGCATTTGTTTGCCTGCTTCAAATTCTATAACGCCTTCACTTTGAAGTAGGATAACAACAGGATTAAGAACTCTCATAAGAGCTGCAGCCGAAGTGATTTCAGAACCACTTTCAACAAGAGTTACTCTTGCTGTGTAAGCACCTGCATCGTCAGCGTCAACGTTATTGATTGTTAGTGTTTTAGTTCTTGTACCGGCATATTTAGCATTATCGCTTATCAATACACCATTTTTAAACCAGTTAATTTGAGCTGTTTCATTTATGTTAGTAAAATAGTCGAAAGTAAATGTTGTGTTGCTCCCGATACAAGCTTCCTTGTTAGCAGGTTGCTGAGTGATTGAAAGCTCAAGCTCAGTTACTTTAAACATAGGAGTTTTTACTGATTCGCCGCACAGACCTTTAACAACTGCATAATACTGACCTTCATCACGTTTAGTGAATTTGTTAATAGTCAAATAATTAGATTTTGAACCTGCCATGCGAGGCATTCCATCATTAAGAGGAACATCTACAGGTAAATTCGGGTCGTATTTGTACCATTGAATTTTGAACTGATATTTTTCTAAATCATCCTGAAGACCATTTCCACCATTACCATGAACAGTAAATTCAAGTGTAGCAGTTTCCCCGAGAATTACGCCGATATTAACATCATCCTCAGGCTTGAATATTGAAAGTGGGCGTGCTACATAAACTACCATTGGTCCTGTTTCAACAGACTCACAGCTTGGGTGTCCGCCTACTCTTACAGTATAGGCACCTGAAAGTCTGTGCTTAAGATTATTGATATAAATAATCGGGCTGTTTACACCGCTGTAATCATCGCCGTCATGAAGCATAATGCCATCTTTGTACCATTGGTAGTTCAAATCAGTACCGGTCGCTTCAACCGTTAAGTAGATATCCTCATCCGGACACCATACATTAGATTGTGAATAGTTGCCAATAATCGGAGTATCAAATACTCTGAAAATACCTGTTGTATATTCAATATACGGAAATTCTTCACTTGTAATTCTCAAACGGTTGTCAGTATTTGAATATCTGTCTCTTATGATATCCCAAATATATTCACCTTGTCTTGCATCATAATCAAAAGCAAGAGGTTCCCAGGCTTGACCATTTTGTGAAATATAAATATTTATAAGACCAACACCACGAGAGTTCCATATTACAGAAACAGGCTCTAACGGATTGCAAATTTCTGAACCTGTATTAGGAGTAATAAGTTCAAACTGAGGTACGGCAAAAGCGATTTCCGATGAATTCTCCGAAGGTGGGAATGCACCATAATTACTACCTATTGTATTATAGCCTGCCCAATTTCCATCATTATCAGTCCATTCATTTACTTTCATACCTTGAGGAGTATATTCAGCGATTCT
Protein-coding sequences here:
- a CDS encoding TetR/AcrR family transcriptional regulator codes for the protein MLDLIKNIQINVNDKIYLKDPVLTHLGRYIVKESINLIDEIGLEEFTFKKLAQKVGSTESSIYRYFCNKHRILLYLMSWYWGWLEYKLVFSINNISDPAEKLKSSISVLADELEDIELNGMINLKALSRIAIAESAKSYLTKEVDNENKEGLFSSYKNLCKRLSNICDEINPEYKYSKSLASTIYEGIHHQKFCAHHFHSLTDFSSDNLGFKEYFINLALDNLRSDRNGRN
- a CDS encoding class I SAM-dependent rRNA methyltransferase; this encodes MEIINLKNGSERKIRTGYLWAFNNELVEVKHLTPGTVVELFNYNNSKSFGKCFYNPNSLITVRLLKTSGEINTNFFIERIRKAKNHRDFLLPNQSNYRLVFGESDLLSGLIIDKYENNFSLQIHSIGMELNRDMIVEALLNIYPETEFIIMRANSKMREIEGLSLEDEILFGKDPGKILTNDSNIKLEISLTESQKTGYFLDQRFHRYEIGRIAKGKRVLDCYTNQGGFALHSKAGGASEVTAIDSSQEALNFAERNAEINSLDINFVRDDVKFFLENAAVNKQRWDIIILDPPAFSKTKKAVGAAKNAYIAINTLGIRLLKPGGMLATASCSQHLREDTFMEIIQNSARKAGRNLTQIYRGFQPPDHPVHISMPETSYLKFFIFKIDY
- a CDS encoding TolC family protein: MKIKLLVILFILNSALSSSNEIVMAESDFLLLVGKFHPVAKQAQLQIDIGRSNLLRAGGAFDPFISAQYSNKIYEDKSYYEIINSGLKIPIWFGPDINFGYEKSAGNYLNPERNLPNQGLLSAGIKMPLGQGLFIDNRRAAFRQAEIFGKLSEVEQVRILADLYFSAVSAYWDWSADYSILKLSTEILSVANERYEGIRQSFFQGDIPAIDTVEAYLQILNLDINLQSARNEFVSSSLYLSNFLWNENMIPMEINDNLIPDTNSELTLRPVNEILPLTQNIDSLIAIHPELQVYSLKLEELAVERRLKLEYLKPKLDLKYDYLNNAGNVFPNEIFPDQNFKVELDFNMPVFLRQGRGELQLTDIKIIEAELQFEAKKLELLNKVNSYLNEISILYQQFSLFSQALENYRILLEGEQIKFNAGESSLFLLNSRENSLLNANIKQIELFTKINTKIGALRWSLGTIGRVQ
- the purE gene encoding 5-(carboxyamino)imidazole ribonucleotide mutase; the protein is MAKVGIIMGSDSDLPTMQPAADVCKEFGIDCEIRVVSAHRTPDDMAEYAKTAKSRGISVIIAGAGGAAHLPGMTASYTTLPVIGVPVQSRALNGLDSLLSIVQMPAGVPVATVAIGGGKNAGLLALSILALNNESLSSKLEDYKIQIMNESREKNNNPVFS
- a CDS encoding ATP-binding cassette domain-containing protein gives rise to the protein MAETKPSLQPWTRFFNLLKVDRQEVINIYIYAIFNGIVSLSLPLGIQAIINLIIGGQISTTWIILIIFVLSGVVISGILQILQLYMTENLQQKIFTRGAFEFTFRIPKLKLDLLDKVYVPELVNRFFDINTVQKGLSKILIDFSTASLQVFLGLVLLSFYHPFFIIYGVVLIILVVLIIRFTGPKGLATSLKESSYKYEVVHWLEEIARTIETFKMAGNTNLPFEKTDKAVTGYLNNRKEHFKILIYQYSVMILFKVFITAGLLILGGLLVIDQQMNVGQFVAAEIIILLVIASVEKLILSMETIYDVLTAIEKIGTVTDLEMETSDNTICEVKDFSHGMNLSIKNLSYKFAGSKFDILKDINLDFKSGEKICVTGYDGSGKSMFFRILAGYFDEFRGNILINGIPYVNFDRDELRSMISYSQTKEDTIFSGTLAENISLGRQHVKFEDVKFSADLFGLLRFFDVFPRGYNTLLTPEGKQLPKSIILKIMLARAIASKPKVLIMEDLLSRLKSLDKEAFLNHVLEKNNKMTVIMVTNEREIAQKCDKIIRFDSGEVADIGTYDELKNESWFSILFNQ
- a CDS encoding HlyD family efflux transporter periplasmic adaptor subunit; this translates as MLNISKVSVADKVEIKKYYSFSLLRNYKTGKVISRILLSIFIVFMIIMFLPWTQNVRVEGYVGTLNPDQKPQTVNSIIGGKIVKWYVREGDYIQKGDKIVEISEIKDEYFDPKLLERVASQIQAKKDAIISYEGKINALENRISAVARIRDIKVEQSKNYFQQTKLKVQSDSIDLVAANTNFNIAKQQLSRMEELFNQGLKSLTDLEQRRLKIQDAEAKLISATNKLLTSQNELINAEVEISSQLNQYSDNLAKAESERWETLSKLFEARAELTKMENMLQNYEIRSGMYIITAPQNGFVARSSKSGIGEIIKEGDEVISIAPSDYDPAIEMYISPMDLPLMKIGQKIRIIFDGWPSIVFSGWPDLSIGTFGGEVVGMDYYISSNGKYRILIAPDPDDAEWPDVLRIGSGAMGMILLNDVPIWYETWRQFNGFPPDFYNKEEVDNSKIDKNGSDLMKPPGKSLK